In Jeotgalibaca arthritidis, a single genomic region encodes these proteins:
- a CDS encoding TPM domain-containing protein has product MARGGGRGGGSFGGGRGGGGSFGGSRGSGGRSSSGGRGGGSFGGGRGGGSWGGGSSYNRPRTGPIFVNTGGGYRRRRGPYYGGPSGGGGCGTGCGTAMSTLLILGFIFFLLIPLMSSGGSSSSGSSSSITRSTIEREPLPAGSVNETDYFTDEAGWIESQTELIDGLRYFYQETGVQPHVYITESINGSSSATIADVEAFAATLYDDLFTDEAHLLLVFYEGTPNNYITQYVTGTQAKQVIDTEAADILLDYIDRYYYESNLTDAQFFSKAFRDAADRIMTVTTSPWIPVFMIAGAAAIAFLLFYWWKKRKEQQAIEAKRTEDILNKPLSTFGGSSEADDLAKKYSDDKQ; this is encoded by the coding sequence ATGGCAAGAGGTGGTGGCCGCGGTGGCGGCTCGTTTGGAGGAGGCCGTGGCGGTGGTGGATCCTTCGGCGGTTCACGAGGATCCGGTGGCCGAAGTAGTTCTGGTGGCCGCGGTGGCGGTTCATTCGGAGGAGGTCGTGGAGGCGGTTCTTGGGGCGGTGGCAGTTCTTATAATCGACCGCGAACCGGTCCTATTTTTGTAAACACTGGTGGTGGTTACCGTAGAAGACGTGGACCTTATTATGGTGGTCCATCTGGTGGTGGCGGTTGTGGCACGGGTTGTGGAACAGCGATGAGCACACTACTCATTCTTGGCTTTATTTTCTTTCTGTTAATTCCGTTGATGTCTAGTGGTGGCAGCAGCAGTAGTGGTTCGTCATCGTCCATCACGCGTTCGACGATTGAGCGTGAACCATTACCAGCCGGTTCCGTGAACGAGACAGACTACTTCACAGATGAAGCGGGTTGGATTGAGAGTCAAACAGAGCTGATAGATGGCTTACGTTATTTCTATCAAGAAACAGGCGTACAGCCACATGTTTACATTACCGAGTCCATTAACGGCTCGTCGTCAGCGACCATAGCTGATGTTGAAGCTTTTGCGGCAACGCTTTACGATGATTTATTTACGGATGAAGCTCATTTGCTATTAGTCTTCTACGAAGGCACGCCAAATAACTACATCACTCAATATGTCACCGGAACGCAAGCCAAGCAAGTGATTGATACGGAAGCAGCTGATATTTTGCTGGACTACATTGATCGCTATTACTATGAAAGTAATTTAACTGATGCGCAGTTCTTTAGCAAAGCCTTTAGGGATGCAGCTGATAGGATTATGACCGTGACGACCTCGCCATGGATTCCTGTCTTTATGATTGCTGGCGCTGCTGCGATTGCCTTTCTTCTATTCTATTGGTGGAAGAAGCGTAAGGAACAGCAAGCTATTGAAGCTAAGCGCACCGAAGATATTTTAAACAAGCCACTTAGCACGTTTGGAGGCTCATCAGAAGCGGATGACCTAGCTAAAAAATACAGTGATGACAAGCAATAA
- a CDS encoding PspA/IM30 family protein: MSILNRFTDILSANINAVIDRMENPEKMIDQYLRDMMDDLAEVKQSTAGIMAEEKRAKREVDQNEAEVKKYEELAKKALEAGNEDDARVFLSKKQEIENVGAGLATAYASAHENAVKMRQMHDKLAEDIEKLRQRRAMIKGKMSVAKTQEKLNDVTQSVSKSQSAMGSFQRMEDKANRLLDEANSMSELNSEPIDKAKELEEKYASQTSAAVEDELTRMKRELGLAPAEETDAE, translated from the coding sequence ATGTCAATTCTAAACCGTTTTACAGATATTTTAAGTGCCAACATCAATGCCGTTATCGACCGCATGGAAAATCCTGAAAAGATGATCGATCAATACTTGCGTGACATGATGGACGATTTAGCTGAAGTGAAACAAAGTACTGCTGGCATTATGGCAGAAGAAAAACGTGCTAAACGCGAAGTCGATCAAAATGAAGCTGAAGTGAAAAAGTACGAAGAGCTAGCTAAAAAAGCACTAGAAGCTGGTAACGAAGATGATGCACGTGTTTTCCTTTCTAAAAAGCAAGAGATTGAAAATGTTGGTGCTGGTCTAGCAACAGCTTACGCATCAGCGCATGAAAATGCTGTTAAGATGCGTCAAATGCATGACAAATTAGCTGAAGACATTGAAAAATTAAGACAACGTCGCGCGATGATTAAAGGTAAGATGTCTGTTGCTAAGACACAAGAAAAATTGAATGACGTGACACAAAGCGTATCGAAATCTCAAAGCGCTATGGGTTCATTCCAACGTATGGAAGACAAAGCAAACCGTTTATTAGACGAAGCAAATTCTATGTCCGAATTAAACTCAGAACCAATTGATAAAGCGAAAGAGCTAGAAGAAAAATATGCTAGCCAAACATCTGCAGCTGTAGAAGATGAGTTAACTCGTATGAAACGCGAGCTCGGCTTAGCACCAGCTGAAGAAACTGACGCAGAATAA